Within Caulobacter segnis, the genomic segment ACGAGGAGGCCGCCAAGGCCGGCCTGCTGGCCGAGGATGTCACGCCGCGCGACATCGCCGACGCCCTGGCCGAGATGAAGGCGGTCAAGGTCTCGACCAAACGGCCGGGCCTGGTGATCGGCGCGGACCAGACCTTGGACCTTCGCGGCACGCTGATCGACAAGGTCGACACGCTGGACGAGGCCCGCGCCCGCCTGCTGGAGCTGCGCGGCCAGGTCCACAAGCTGCACTCGGCCGTGGTCGTCGCCCGCGACGGCCAGCCGATCTGGCGGATCGTCGAAAGCGCCAAGCTGTCGGTTCGCCCGTTCAGCGAGGCCTGGCTCGACGCCTATATCGAGCGCCGCGGCGAGGCCCTGCTGTGGTCGGTCGGCTGCTACGAGCTGGAGGCCGAGGGCGTGCAGTTGTTCGACCAGGTCGACGGCGACTATTTCACCATCCTGGGCTTGCCCCTGATCGGCCTGCTCGACTTCCTGCGCCTTCACGGAGCCCTGGCCGCATGAGCCATTCCACCGGTTTTGGGATTTCCGGCGCCGCCATCGTCGGCGGCGTCTGCGGCCAGCCGATCAAGCACTCGATGAGCCCGATCCTGCACAACGCCTGGATCCAGGCGGCGGGCCTGGACGCGGCCTATGTGCCGTTCGCGCCGGCGGCCGATCATTTCGCCACCTTCGTCGACGGCCTGCGCGGGGGCGCCGTGCGGGGACTCAACGTCACCATCCCGTTCAAGGAACAGGCCCTGGCGGCCGCAGACCAGGTCAGCGACCTGGCCCGCATGGCCGGCGCGGCCAATCTGCTGATCTTCGAGGAAGACGGCGTCATCCGCGCCGACAACACCGATGGTCCCGGCCTGCTCGGCGCGATCGCGGCCCAGGCGCCGGGGTTCGACATCACCGCCCGGCCGGTGGTGATCCTGGGCGCCGGCGGCGCGGCGCGGGGCGCGGTCGCCGCCCTGCTGCTGGCCGGCGCGCCCAAGGTCGCGATCGTCAACCGCACGCTCGACCGCGCGCACGAGTTGGTCGCCGCCTTCGGTCCGCGCACCCTGGCGGTCGCCGAATACGCCCTGACCGATCATCTGAAGGACGCGGGCCTGATCATCAACGCGACCTCGCTGGGCCTGGGCGGCGGCGATGGCCCGGCCGCGCGCCTGGACCTGACGCCCGAGGACGCCGTGGTGGTCGACATGGTCTATAAGCCGCTGCGCACCGAGTTCCTGCGCCGGGCCGAGGCCGCAGGTCGTCGCACGGTCGACGGATTGGAGATGCTGCTGCGCCAGGCGATCCCGACCTTCGAGGCGATCTATGGCCAGCCGCCCTCCCCCGAGGTCGATGTGCGCGGCCTGGCCTTGAAGCTGCTGGGCGAGGCCTGAGCCATGCTGGTGCTGGGCCTGACCGGTTCGATCGGCATGGGCAAGTCGACGACCTCGGCCATGTTCCAGGTCGAGGGCGTGCCGGTCTACGACTCCGACGCCGCCGTCCATGCGCTGTACGCCACCGGCGGCGCGGCCGTCGCCCCGGTCGAGGCGGCCTTTCCGGGCGTGGTCGTGAACGGCGCGATCGATCGCGCCAGGCTCAGCGCCCAGGTGGTCGGCGACGCCGAGGCCCTGGCCAAGCTGGAGGCCATCGTCCACCCGCTGGTCGGCGCCCACCGGATCGGCTTCTTCGAGAAGGCGACGGCCGAGGGCCACGAAATCGTCGTGCTCGACATTCCCCTCCTGTTCGAGACCGGTGGGGAGAAGAAGGTCGACAAGGTGGTGGTGGTCTCGGCGCCGGCCGACGTCCAGCGGGCTCGCGTCCTGGCCCGTCCCGAGATGACGCCCGAGAAGTTCGAGGCGATCCTGGCCCGCCAGACCCCCGACGCCGAAAAGCGCGCCCGCGCCGACTTCGTCATCGATACCGGCCAGGGGCTGGACAGCGCCCGCCAGCAGGTCCGCGACCTTCTGACTCTGTTGAGAACTTCCAGCTCCGCTTGATGCGGGACTCGAACGGCTTCATTGAAGGGTCATGGCCCGGGAAATCATCCTCGACACCGAAACCACCGGCTTCGATCCGAAGACGGGCGACCGCCTGGTCGAAATCGGCTGCATCGAGGTGGTCGAGTTCATGCCGACCGGCCGCAACTTCCACGAATATTGCGACCCGCTGCGCGACATGCCGGCCGAAGCCGAGAAGGTCCACGGCCTGTCGTCGGCCTTCCTGACCGGCAAGCCCAAGTTCCACGAGATCGCCGACAAGTTCCTGGAGTTCGTCGGCGACAGCGTCGTCGTCGCCCACAACGCCGCCTTCGACCGCAGCTTCATCAATTTCGAGCTGGAGAAGTGCGGCCGCGCGCCGATCGCCGAGGAACGCTGGATCGACACCCTGGCCATGGCCAAGAAGCGCTTTCCGGGCATGTACAACTCGCTCGACGCGCTCTGTAAGCGGTTCAAGATCAGCCTGGACAGCCGCGACAAGCACGGGGCGCTGATCGACTCCCACCTCCTGGCCGAGGTGTATCTGGAACTGCAGGGCGGCAAGGAACGCGCCCTGGAACTGACCCATGTCGAGGCCCTGTCGGTGTCGGCCGCGATCCAGGGCTCGTACGGCGCCCGCTCGCGACCCCTGGCCCCACGCTCGACCGACGCCGAGCGCGAGGTCCACGCCGCCTGGGTGCGCAAGAACCTCAAGGACCAGGCGCTCTGGATCAAGTTCGGGGTCGTCGCGGCCGAGGGCTAGTCGTCGATCGACGCCGCGGCGGTCCATAGCCGGTCGCGCGATTTCTTCTCTTCAGGAATGCCCGAGTGCCCAAGGAAACCTTGGTGGGCGTTCATAGGCGTTCGTTCGCGTGGCGCGCCGCTCCGCCTGGGCGGATCAGGAAGACATCCTGAAGCACAAGGAAGAAATCAAATACCTCTGGTTGATATTTAGTTTTCGATAAGAAATGCGCGACGTCTTCAGTTCAGGTAGGTCATATTGTCGCGCTTCCGGAGGTATTAATCACGAATTCATCCGCAAGGACGATCAACTTCGCTCAACAATTCTCGTTTTCTCAGAAAACAGGGCGATCGACTTGCGCAAACTATTTCCCATAACTCTGTTCGCTGCCAGCATGATGGCCGGCATGGCCTCGGCCCAGGAAGCGCCGAAGACCGACGCCGCCGCCATGGAAGAACTGAAGGCGCAGCTCCGCGTCATGCAGGAGCGGCTGCAGAGCCTGGAAGCCAAGGCCAACGCGCCCGTCCCCATCCCCATCGCGACGGCGCCGGTCGCCAAGACCCAGGCCGCGCCGGCCACGACGCAGATCAAGTGGGAAAACTCGCCGCGCTTCACCGAGGCCAGCGCGACCTTCAA encodes:
- a CDS encoding Maf family protein, with the protein product MTPVTPTPVTLASKSSARQMILKNAGVAFEAVSPGVDEEAAKAGLLAEDVTPRDIADALAEMKAVKVSTKRPGLVIGADQTLDLRGTLIDKVDTLDEARARLLELRGQVHKLHSAVVVARDGQPIWRIVESAKLSVRPFSEAWLDAYIERRGEALLWSVGCYELEAEGVQLFDQVDGDYFTILGLPLIGLLDFLRLHGALAA
- the aroE gene encoding shikimate dehydrogenase, whose product is MSHSTGFGISGAAIVGGVCGQPIKHSMSPILHNAWIQAAGLDAAYVPFAPAADHFATFVDGLRGGAVRGLNVTIPFKEQALAAADQVSDLARMAGAANLLIFEEDGVIRADNTDGPGLLGAIAAQAPGFDITARPVVILGAGGAARGAVAALLLAGAPKVAIVNRTLDRAHELVAAFGPRTLAVAEYALTDHLKDAGLIINATSLGLGGGDGPAARLDLTPEDAVVVDMVYKPLRTEFLRRAEAAGRRTVDGLEMLLRQAIPTFEAIYGQPPSPEVDVRGLALKLLGEA
- the coaE gene encoding dephospho-CoA kinase (Dephospho-CoA kinase (CoaE) performs the final step in coenzyme A biosynthesis.); this encodes MLVLGLTGSIGMGKSTTSAMFQVEGVPVYDSDAAVHALYATGGAAVAPVEAAFPGVVVNGAIDRARLSAQVVGDAEALAKLEAIVHPLVGAHRIGFFEKATAEGHEIVVLDIPLLFETGGEKKVDKVVVVSAPADVQRARVLARPEMTPEKFEAILARQTPDAEKRARADFVIDTGQGLDSARQQVRDLLTLLRTSSSA
- the dnaQ gene encoding DNA polymerase III subunit epsilon, coding for MAREIILDTETTGFDPKTGDRLVEIGCIEVVEFMPTGRNFHEYCDPLRDMPAEAEKVHGLSSAFLTGKPKFHEIADKFLEFVGDSVVVAHNAAFDRSFINFELEKCGRAPIAEERWIDTLAMAKKRFPGMYNSLDALCKRFKISLDSRDKHGALIDSHLLAEVYLELQGGKERALELTHVEALSVSAAIQGSYGARSRPLAPRSTDAEREVHAAWVRKNLKDQALWIKFGVVAAEG